One Castanea sativa cultivar Marrone di Chiusa Pesio chromosome 4, ASM4071231v1 DNA window includes the following coding sequences:
- the LOC142631631 gene encoding CBS domain-containing protein CBSCBSPB3-like isoform X2: MSGQVGPTTGPRRNSVTQKQRGPSTVKRSSASDNNGYGHAPKPSSPPLPQSATAVERTVKKLRLSKALTIPEGTTVSDACRRMAARRVDAVLLTDANALLSGILTDKDIAIRVIAEGLRPEQTIVSKIMTRNPIFVTSDSLAIEALQKMIQGKFRHLPVVENGEVIALLDITKCLYDAISRMEKAAEQGSAIAAAVEGVERQWGSNFSGPLAFIETLRDRMFKPSLSTIIGENAKVPIVSVSDPVYVAAKKMRELRVNSVVIMMGNKIQGILTSKDILMRVVAQNLSPELTLVEKVMTPNPECATLETTILDALHIMHDGKFLHLPVLDKDGGVASCVDVLQITQAAISMVDGSSGTVNDVASTMMQKFWDSALALEPPDDYDTHSEVSGFMASDGTEQGKLGSYPSLGLGNSFAFKFEDLKGRLHRVNCDNGKEDTLCGMEGVYSNTKSVSILQTDF; the protein is encoded by the exons atgagtgGACAAGTGGGTCCTACAACTGGTCCAAGAAGGAACAGTGTGACCCAGAAACAACGTGGTCCTTCCACCGTCAAGAGATCCTCTGCTTCCGACAATAATGGATATGGACATGCTCCCAAACCCTCTTCTCCTCCGCTTCCTCAATC TGCTACTGCCGTGGAAAGGACGGTGAAGAAGCTGAGATTGTCGAAAGCTCTCACGATTCCTGAAGGAACCACCGTCTCCGATGCCTGCCGGAGGATGGCGGCTCGTCGAGTCGACGCCGTGCTCTTAACGGATGCCAACGCCTTGCTTTCTGGAATCCTCACTGATAAG GACATTGCCATTAGAGTTATAGCAGAGGGTTTGAGACCGGAGCAAACTATAGTATCGAAAATCATGACCCGTAATCCTATATTTGTTACTTCGGATTCGCTTGCTATTGAAGCTCTTCAGAAGATGATCCAAG GAAAATTCAGACATCTACCAGTTGTAGAAAATGGTGAAGTAATTGCCTTGCTAGATATTACAAAGTGCCTTTATGACGCTATATCTAGAATGGAGAAGGCTGCCGAACAGGGTAGTGCAATTGCTGCTGCAGTTGAAGGGGTGGAGCGCCAGTGGGGAAGCAATTTTTCTG GTCCACTTGCATTTATAGAGACATTGAGGGATCGGATGTTCAAGCCTTCCTTGTCAACTATCATTGGAGAAAATGCGAA GGTTCCAATTGTTTCAGTATCAGATCCTGTATATGTTGCTGCAAAAAAGATGCGGGAGTTGCGGGTAAATTCGGTTGTCATTATGATGGGGAACAAGATTCAGGGGATACTTAC TTCGAAGGATATCCTTATGCGAGTGGTTGCACAAAATCTCTCTCCTGAATTGACTCTGGTGGAAAAG GTAATGACACCAAATCCGGAATGTGCAACTTTAGAGACAACAATTCTTGATGCTCTGCATATAATGCACGATGGGAAGTTTTTACATCTTCCGGTTTTAGACAAAG ATGGAGGTGTCGCGTCTTGTGTTGATGTCCTACAGATAACCCAAGCGGCAATCTCCATG GTTGATGGTAGCTCTGGAACTGTTAATGATGTGGCAAGCACCATGATGCAAAAGTTCTGGGATTCAGCACTTGCATTAGAGCCACCTGATGATTATGATACTCATAG TGAAGTGTCTGGATTTATGGCTTCTGATGGGACAGAGCAAGGGAAGCTTGGTAGCTATCCATCTCTTGGTCTTGGAAATTCATTTGCCTTCAAATTTGAGGATCTAAAGGGTCGTTTACATCGAGTGAATTGTG ACAATGGCAAAGAAGACACATTATGTGGGATGGAGGGAGTATATTCTAATACTAAAAGTGTAAGCATCTTACAGACTGATTTCTAA
- the LOC142631631 gene encoding CBS domain-containing protein CBSCBSPB3-like isoform X1 translates to MSGQVGPTTGPRRNSVTQKQRGPSTVKRSSASDNNGYGHAPKPSSPPLPQSATAVERTVKKLRLSKALTIPEGTTVSDACRRMAARRVDAVLLTDANALLSGILTDKDIAIRVIAEGLRPEQTIVSKIMTRNPIFVTSDSLAIEALQKMIQGKFRHLPVVENGEVIALLDITKCLYDAISRMEKAAEQGSAIAAAVEGVERQWGSNFSGPLAFIETLRDRMFKPSLSTIIGENAKVPIVSVSDPVYVAAKKMRELRVNSVVIMMGNKIQGILTSKDILMRVVAQNLSPELTLVEKVMTPNPECATLETTILDALHIMHDGKFLHLPVLDKDGGVASCVDVLQITQAAISMVDGSSGTVNDVASTMMQKFWDSALALEPPDDYDTHSEVSGFMASDGTEQGKLGSYPSLGLGNSFAFKFEDLKGRLHRVNCAAENLDELVSAVMQRVGAGIDTDHPQLLYEDDDGDRVLLATDSDLVAAISHARSVGQKVLRLHLDSSDSSELTKPESGSSTMMRNGGMTLHFGILAGAVVLTSIGVLVYLKRSKI, encoded by the exons atgagtgGACAAGTGGGTCCTACAACTGGTCCAAGAAGGAACAGTGTGACCCAGAAACAACGTGGTCCTTCCACCGTCAAGAGATCCTCTGCTTCCGACAATAATGGATATGGACATGCTCCCAAACCCTCTTCTCCTCCGCTTCCTCAATC TGCTACTGCCGTGGAAAGGACGGTGAAGAAGCTGAGATTGTCGAAAGCTCTCACGATTCCTGAAGGAACCACCGTCTCCGATGCCTGCCGGAGGATGGCGGCTCGTCGAGTCGACGCCGTGCTCTTAACGGATGCCAACGCCTTGCTTTCTGGAATCCTCACTGATAAG GACATTGCCATTAGAGTTATAGCAGAGGGTTTGAGACCGGAGCAAACTATAGTATCGAAAATCATGACCCGTAATCCTATATTTGTTACTTCGGATTCGCTTGCTATTGAAGCTCTTCAGAAGATGATCCAAG GAAAATTCAGACATCTACCAGTTGTAGAAAATGGTGAAGTAATTGCCTTGCTAGATATTACAAAGTGCCTTTATGACGCTATATCTAGAATGGAGAAGGCTGCCGAACAGGGTAGTGCAATTGCTGCTGCAGTTGAAGGGGTGGAGCGCCAGTGGGGAAGCAATTTTTCTG GTCCACTTGCATTTATAGAGACATTGAGGGATCGGATGTTCAAGCCTTCCTTGTCAACTATCATTGGAGAAAATGCGAA GGTTCCAATTGTTTCAGTATCAGATCCTGTATATGTTGCTGCAAAAAAGATGCGGGAGTTGCGGGTAAATTCGGTTGTCATTATGATGGGGAACAAGATTCAGGGGATACTTAC TTCGAAGGATATCCTTATGCGAGTGGTTGCACAAAATCTCTCTCCTGAATTGACTCTGGTGGAAAAG GTAATGACACCAAATCCGGAATGTGCAACTTTAGAGACAACAATTCTTGATGCTCTGCATATAATGCACGATGGGAAGTTTTTACATCTTCCGGTTTTAGACAAAG ATGGAGGTGTCGCGTCTTGTGTTGATGTCCTACAGATAACCCAAGCGGCAATCTCCATG GTTGATGGTAGCTCTGGAACTGTTAATGATGTGGCAAGCACCATGATGCAAAAGTTCTGGGATTCAGCACTTGCATTAGAGCCACCTGATGATTATGATACTCATAG TGAAGTGTCTGGATTTATGGCTTCTGATGGGACAGAGCAAGGGAAGCTTGGTAGCTATCCATCTCTTGGTCTTGGAAATTCATTTGCCTTCAAATTTGAGGATCTAAAGGGTCGTTTACATCGAGTGAATTGTG CCGCTGAAAATTTGGATGAGTTGGTATCTGCTGTAATGCAAAGGGTTGGTGCTGGTATTGACACAGATCATCCTCAGCTTTTG tATGAAGACGATGATGGTGATAGAGTTCTACTTGCAACCGATAGTGATCTTGTTGCTGCTATCAGCCATGCTAGATCAGTTGGACAGAAG GTTTTAAGGTTGCATCTGGACTCTTCTGATTCAAGCGAGTTGACAAAACCAGAGTCAGGTAGTTCTACCATGATGAGAAATGGTGGGATGACTCTTCACTTCGGAATTTTGGCAGGCGCAGTCGTTTTAACAAGCATCGGTGTTTTGGTCTACTTAAAGCGCTCTAAGATCTGA
- the LOC142630328 gene encoding uncharacterized protein LOC142630328 isoform X2 codes for MDPSESSSSSFSSSSSSSSSESIFRELDDVFLQTQTRIWLGEVLQIRLEEQMAVSDLLADGELLFEVSKVVWKMLLTNHRELRHVKAYINEPFASRKSSGRYMPYSNVDSFLKICKILGLTGIDLFSPSDVVEKRDTRKVCMCIRSFSRKARSKHLSVPDFDVVTYTVAMPTDMVGCIRRSWELPKFSVLNSASENNNKDSRENFRQKNTIANSGRNYDMHSEDADGTEINQMVDIQNQEKIDYSQCQLESPSTTKSVGSPCTQCGECDHLLNNSFSPSSIDSQIHLSDGVSPIRSQVKDSNEISEMDVLYYNCSRGYGTFLMEESINDYTPAWHYFANQLDGTDSNDPVLYNGEDRLLNASSSVDSHCSNSTPRIFEIEPKRRLADMFDGMEVSSVASMSSVSAAVLNLDSEDRFDTDDDSKIAQFPEFQNEKAGFLTKKTARGYRSHDIETQVDSLTPDSEKAHFCMELEDKGSSTKLLPLYPDPLNGTGHPDHAVLYDNGVCMSHVHSDVSDEDKLSQIDSDALKNVDCMLPSQPHFPLEFHKWDLKGKCATAMVLNENAGHGVSLVSVSEDVSLGETLHHMPAKASQDAFWIEDLKSIVGHNDKMFGSIVVNLDPNAKNQRDGFSQGLYLNNILDGTYDDSTASPNTVADEGSEKCSKLSSIEYDSCLQNRDIIGDIGGRVNCMSDMVTVDNSAVHHNTVILANPSEPTLDEDFCLKIESSENVGEKGHQACTSLKDPFYCTEQIDKDDRIDGKAAPLGVEDLDRTKHVGEGTPKSKPHKRLLLKSVVSGTAAFGLLFLVFHLRRNGREKGGVPNIKSSQMWKANGGKSSSRKGVRATGIYPAEKLKFGD; via the exons ATGGACCCATCtgaatcttcttcttcttctttttcttcctcatcttcttcttcttcttctgaatCGATCTTTCGCGAGCTAGACGATGTGTTCCTCCAG ACTCAAACAAGAATATGGCTTGGGGAAGTCTTGCAGATAAGATTGGAGGAACAGATGGCTGTTTCTGATTTACTTGCTGATGGGGAATTGCT GTTTGAAGTGTCAAAAGTAGTGTGGAAGATGTTGTTGACAAATCATAGGGAGCTAAGACATGTAAAAGCATATATAAATGAGCCATTTGCTTCTAGGAAGAGCAGTGGGAGGTATATGCCTTATTCCAATGTCGACTCATTTTTGAAG ATCtgcaaaattttgggattgaCTGGCATTGATCTCTTCTCTCCATCAGACGTTGTTGAGAAAAGAGACACTCGAAAAGTATGTATGTGTATACGTTCCTTCTCTAGGAAAGCGAGGTCTAAGCATTTAAGT GTTCCAGATTTTGACGTTGTCACATATACGGTGGCAATGCCCACGGATATGGTTGGATGCATTAGGAGAAGCTGGGAGCTACCTAAGTTCAGTGTTTTGAATTCTGCTAGTGAAAACAATAATAAAGATTCCAGAGAGAACTTCAGACAG AAAAATACAATTGCCAACTCCGGAAGAAATTATGACATGCATTCAGAGGATGCTGATGGCACTGAAATTAATCAAATG GTAGATattcaaaaccaagaaaagATTGATTATTCACAATGTCAATTGGAATCACCATCTACGACCAAATCAGTGGGATCTCCATGCACACAGTGTGGGGAATGTGATCATCTGCTGAATAATTCATTTTCTCCGTCATCCATCGATTCACAGATCCACTTAAGTGATGGAGTTTCTCCTATAAGAAGTCAAGTCAAAGATAGCAATGAAATTTCTGAAATGGATGTTCTTTATTATAATTGCAGCCGGGGATATGGCACTTTCCTTATGGAGGAGTCTATAAATGACTATACACCAGCATGGCATTATTTTGCTAATCAGTTGGATGGAACTGACAGCAATGACCCTGTATTGTATAATGGTGAGGATAGATTACTGAATGCATCCTCAAGTGTTGATTCTCATTGCTCAAACTCAACCCCAAGGATTTTTGAAATTGAACCTAAGAGGAGACTTGCAGACATGTTTGATGGCATGGAAGTATCATCTGTTGCCAGCATGAGCTCTGTGTCAGCTGCAGTGCTAAACTTGGACTCGGAAGATCGATTTGATACAGATGATGATTCCAAGATTGCCCAATTTCCTGAATTTCAGAATGAAAAGGCTGGTTTCTTGACCAAGAAAACTGCTAGAGGATACAGATCGCATGACATTGAGACCCAGGTGGACAGTTTAACACCTGATTCTGAAAAGGCACATttttgcatggaacttgagGATAAAGGCTCCTCTACCAAGCTTTTGCCACTGTACCCTGATCCATTAAATGGGACTGGTCATCCAGATCATGCTGTTTTATACGACAATGGTGTCTGTATGTCTCATGTGCATTCAGATGTATCTGATGAAGACAAACTGTCCCAAATAGACTCAGATGCTTTGAAGAATGTGGATTGCATGCTACCAAGTCAGCCTCATTTTCCACTTGAATTTCATAAATGGGATCTTAAAGGCAAATGTGCAACTGCTATGGTATTGAATGAAAATGCTGGTCATGGAGTTTCTCTGGTATCTGTTTCAGAGGATGTTTCACTTGGGGAAACTCTCCATCATATGCCAGCTAAAGCTTCACAAGATGCTTTCTGGATCGAGGATCTGAAATCCATTGTAGGACATAATGATAAGATGTTTGGTTCAATTGTGGTTAATTTGGACCCTAATGCCAAGAACCAGCGAGATGGATTCTCTCAGGGACTTTATCTCAATAATATCCTAGACGGAACATATGATGATTCAACTGCTTCACCCAATACTGTGGCTGATGAAGGGAGTGAAAAGTGTTCTAAATTAAGTAGTATAGAATATGATAGTTGTTTACAGAACCGGGATATAATTGGAGATATAGGAGGCCGAGTTAATTGCATGTCAGATATGGTAACTGTGGATAACTCTGCTGTCCACCATAATACTGTCATTCTTGCCAACCCCAGTGAACCAACATTGGATGAAGATTTCTGCTTAAAAATTGAGAGTTCAGAAAATGTAGGTGAAAAGGGACATCAAGCTTGTACATCCCTGAAGGATCCTTTTTATTGTACAGAACAAATTGACAAG GATGACAGAATAGATGGAAAAGCGGCTCCATTGGGAGTCGAGGATTTAGACAGAACCAAGCATGTTGGTGAGGGAACACCAAAGAGCAAGCCCCATAAAAGACTACTGCTGAAATCAGTTGTAAGCGGCACTGCTGCTTTTGGCTTGCTGTTTCTCGTGTTCCACCTCAG GAGAAATGGCAGAGAGAAAGGAGGGGTACCGAATATAAAATCTAGTCAGATGTGGAAAGCAAATGGTGGGAAATCCTCATCACGAAAGGGAGTTAGAGCAACCGGGATTTATCCAGCTGAAAA
- the LOC142630328 gene encoding uncharacterized protein LOC142630328 isoform X1: MDPSESSSSSFSSSSSSSSSESIFRELDDVFLQTQTRIWLGEVLQIRLEEQMAVSDLLADGELLFEVSKVVWKMLLTNHRELRHVKAYINEPFASRKSSGRYMPYSNVDSFLKICKILGLTGIDLFSPSDVVEKRDTRKVCMCIRSFSRKARSKHLSVPDFDVVTYTVAMPTDMVGCIRRSWELPKFSVLNSASENNNKDSRENFRQKNTIANSGRNYDMHSEDADGTEINQMVDIQNQEKIDYSQCQLESPSTTKSVGSPCTQCGECDHLLNNSFSPSSIDSQIHLSDGVSPIRSQVKDSNEISEMDVLYYNCSRGYGTFLMEESINDYTPAWHYFANQLDGTDSNDPVLYNGEDRLLNASSSVDSHCSNSTPRIFEIEPKRRLADMFDGMEVSSVASMSSVSAAVLNLDSEDRFDTDDDSKIAQFPEFQNEKAGFLTKKTARGYRSHDIETQVDSLTPDSEKAHFCMELEDKGSSTKLLPLYPDPLNGTGHPDHAVLYDNGVCMSHVHSDVSDEDKLSQIDSDALKNVDCMLPSQPHFPLEFHKWDLKGKCATAMVLNENAGHGVSLVSVSEDVSLGETLHHMPAKASQDAFWIEDLKSIVGHNDKMFGSIVVNLDPNAKNQRDGFSQGLYLNNILDGTYDDSTASPNTVADEGSEKCSKLSSIEYDSCLQNRDIIGDIGGRVNCMSDMVTVDNSAVHHNTVILANPSEPTLDEDFCLKIESSENVGEKGHQACTSLKDPFYCTEQIDKVCSQDDRIDGKAAPLGVEDLDRTKHVGEGTPKSKPHKRLLLKSVVSGTAAFGLLFLVFHLRRNGREKGGVPNIKSSQMWKANGGKSSSRKGVRATGIYPAEKLKFGD, encoded by the exons ATGGACCCATCtgaatcttcttcttcttctttttcttcctcatcttcttcttcttcttctgaatCGATCTTTCGCGAGCTAGACGATGTGTTCCTCCAG ACTCAAACAAGAATATGGCTTGGGGAAGTCTTGCAGATAAGATTGGAGGAACAGATGGCTGTTTCTGATTTACTTGCTGATGGGGAATTGCT GTTTGAAGTGTCAAAAGTAGTGTGGAAGATGTTGTTGACAAATCATAGGGAGCTAAGACATGTAAAAGCATATATAAATGAGCCATTTGCTTCTAGGAAGAGCAGTGGGAGGTATATGCCTTATTCCAATGTCGACTCATTTTTGAAG ATCtgcaaaattttgggattgaCTGGCATTGATCTCTTCTCTCCATCAGACGTTGTTGAGAAAAGAGACACTCGAAAAGTATGTATGTGTATACGTTCCTTCTCTAGGAAAGCGAGGTCTAAGCATTTAAGT GTTCCAGATTTTGACGTTGTCACATATACGGTGGCAATGCCCACGGATATGGTTGGATGCATTAGGAGAAGCTGGGAGCTACCTAAGTTCAGTGTTTTGAATTCTGCTAGTGAAAACAATAATAAAGATTCCAGAGAGAACTTCAGACAG AAAAATACAATTGCCAACTCCGGAAGAAATTATGACATGCATTCAGAGGATGCTGATGGCACTGAAATTAATCAAATG GTAGATattcaaaaccaagaaaagATTGATTATTCACAATGTCAATTGGAATCACCATCTACGACCAAATCAGTGGGATCTCCATGCACACAGTGTGGGGAATGTGATCATCTGCTGAATAATTCATTTTCTCCGTCATCCATCGATTCACAGATCCACTTAAGTGATGGAGTTTCTCCTATAAGAAGTCAAGTCAAAGATAGCAATGAAATTTCTGAAATGGATGTTCTTTATTATAATTGCAGCCGGGGATATGGCACTTTCCTTATGGAGGAGTCTATAAATGACTATACACCAGCATGGCATTATTTTGCTAATCAGTTGGATGGAACTGACAGCAATGACCCTGTATTGTATAATGGTGAGGATAGATTACTGAATGCATCCTCAAGTGTTGATTCTCATTGCTCAAACTCAACCCCAAGGATTTTTGAAATTGAACCTAAGAGGAGACTTGCAGACATGTTTGATGGCATGGAAGTATCATCTGTTGCCAGCATGAGCTCTGTGTCAGCTGCAGTGCTAAACTTGGACTCGGAAGATCGATTTGATACAGATGATGATTCCAAGATTGCCCAATTTCCTGAATTTCAGAATGAAAAGGCTGGTTTCTTGACCAAGAAAACTGCTAGAGGATACAGATCGCATGACATTGAGACCCAGGTGGACAGTTTAACACCTGATTCTGAAAAGGCACATttttgcatggaacttgagGATAAAGGCTCCTCTACCAAGCTTTTGCCACTGTACCCTGATCCATTAAATGGGACTGGTCATCCAGATCATGCTGTTTTATACGACAATGGTGTCTGTATGTCTCATGTGCATTCAGATGTATCTGATGAAGACAAACTGTCCCAAATAGACTCAGATGCTTTGAAGAATGTGGATTGCATGCTACCAAGTCAGCCTCATTTTCCACTTGAATTTCATAAATGGGATCTTAAAGGCAAATGTGCAACTGCTATGGTATTGAATGAAAATGCTGGTCATGGAGTTTCTCTGGTATCTGTTTCAGAGGATGTTTCACTTGGGGAAACTCTCCATCATATGCCAGCTAAAGCTTCACAAGATGCTTTCTGGATCGAGGATCTGAAATCCATTGTAGGACATAATGATAAGATGTTTGGTTCAATTGTGGTTAATTTGGACCCTAATGCCAAGAACCAGCGAGATGGATTCTCTCAGGGACTTTATCTCAATAATATCCTAGACGGAACATATGATGATTCAACTGCTTCACCCAATACTGTGGCTGATGAAGGGAGTGAAAAGTGTTCTAAATTAAGTAGTATAGAATATGATAGTTGTTTACAGAACCGGGATATAATTGGAGATATAGGAGGCCGAGTTAATTGCATGTCAGATATGGTAACTGTGGATAACTCTGCTGTCCACCATAATACTGTCATTCTTGCCAACCCCAGTGAACCAACATTGGATGAAGATTTCTGCTTAAAAATTGAGAGTTCAGAAAATGTAGGTGAAAAGGGACATCAAGCTTGTACATCCCTGAAGGATCCTTTTTATTGTACAGAACAAATTGACAAGGTGTGCAGCCAA GATGACAGAATAGATGGAAAAGCGGCTCCATTGGGAGTCGAGGATTTAGACAGAACCAAGCATGTTGGTGAGGGAACACCAAAGAGCAAGCCCCATAAAAGACTACTGCTGAAATCAGTTGTAAGCGGCACTGCTGCTTTTGGCTTGCTGTTTCTCGTGTTCCACCTCAG GAGAAATGGCAGAGAGAAAGGAGGGGTACCGAATATAAAATCTAGTCAGATGTGGAAAGCAAATGGTGGGAAATCCTCATCACGAAAGGGAGTTAGAGCAACCGGGATTTATCCAGCTGAAAA